The sequence AAAGCAGAAACTGCCATTAGAAAAACAACCTCTAAGCTACGACTGTGTTTAGTAACAGTAACATACTAGAGAATGCATGAATCCTAAAGGCACTGACAACAGTATCTTGAAATAGAGAACAAATTTTCCTCTATTTCCTCCATCTTACTGGTGCACTATCTTGTTCTTTAGAAGTATCAAAGCAGATTACTAGTTTTACCTCAAGGATCCCTCATTTTTACCAGTCTTGACAATGCAGTACTGTATCCATTGTGACCTCTGACTACCACTTCACAGTAGAATACTTCAGAAACTAATGTTAGAAAATCAGTCACTTGctctaggaaaaaataattctgttttgtaGCACCTCGGTTTGCAGCTTACAGTCTGAGACCAGAAGTACATAATTAAGAGTACTTAACAGGAGACAACAAAAGTTTCAAATGTGACAGTTATGGTATGAAGTAACAGCTATGGTGtctaaaacacagaaatagaaTCTGCATGGCTTTGTATTTAATAACTCTAGCATCTGGTACTTTCTGGGATACCATGAGCTGTTTTCTCATGAAACTAGTTTACTGAAAAGCTTAATCTGTTTTCTCAGAGGGGCTGCTTCGTTCAGCATTCTGCtaactgtttattttctccttgaCCTATTTAATCAGTCATTATGGTTCTGAACCTGTTCAGGAGCTTGATGAGATGAAATTCGGAAGACATGTATATGAAGATGAGCAGCAATCTGTAGGCATACACCAGTGGCATATCTCAGCATATCAAACAAGGATATGaacttaaaaagaacaaaacagaacaggttaaaaacatatttcacaAAATTGTCCCTGCtataaattcagttttaatcAGAATATATCAAATTTTATAAAGTTTGATATACATTGCATAGTTTGTAGTTAGAGTAACATTAAACAAACCACCTGAATTAAAGCAGAATTATAAAAAAGAGATCCATAATTTTACTTTCAGATCtcttttttaaggaaagaaagccAGTTAGCTCCCAAAACATATGGTTATGCAGTATCCTGGCACTCTTTCCACAATGACAGGTGAAACTGAGCAAATCTGAAATGGCAGAGTGGAATAATGGAGACAGTTCTCGATCCATTCCTTTATATATGCCACATCAAAAGCATAAAGCAGAATGCTTACCAATGCTATCCATAGGACAACATATTCATCAATGAAACTACTGAAGTACTGGTCTAAAAAGATAAGTCCTGGTCCAATAAATGCAGTGTCTTGAAGACTGATTTCACTTTTTGTCATGTGAGCCAcctatttaagaaaaaacaaaccacaaaaggCACTACTGTGAGATCACTGTAACTACCACAAAGCCTCCACTtcaggagaaagaacagcatcCTTACCTTTCACCAGCCTCTTTGAAGGGCCCTCTGGAAAGCACTCAGCAGGCAGGTCAAGAGCCTACTGATCTCTCACAGTTTCCTTCTCAAGGGCTAAGTAACCTCTCTGCAGGTTGCTCAATCAATATACAGCACATCAATCTGTGATATCAGCTATTTGAATCAAGTCctggtggtgtttgtttttttactatTACATAGGAAATATAACACATGATCTTCTGTGCTCTTTTTAGTCACATCTATCCCTATGTACTCAAGCAATTAGCAAGGCTTGAGGGACTGCTTTTCCGATGTTCAAGTCAGTGTGTAAACTAAGGCTTAGTTCTAGGAGTAAGCTCAGCAAAACTGAAAGTTCTAACCAATAAATTGAACA is a genomic window of Meleagris gallopavo isolate NT-WF06-2002-E0010 breed Aviagen turkey brand Nicholas breeding stock chromosome 1, Turkey_5.1, whole genome shotgun sequence containing:
- the LOC104911581 gene encoding cholinephosphotransferase 1-like yields the protein MTKSEISLQDTAFIGPGLIFLDQYFSSFIDEYVVLWIALFISLFDMLRYATGVCLQIAAHLHIHVFRISSHQAPEQVQVVSPLSHQNNMD